The uncultured Sphaerochaeta sp. genome includes a window with the following:
- a CDS encoding Crp/Fnr family transcriptional regulator: MKPYRAPDALIDDFAQFASHYADISPTELKPMIRHLPIAFFKKGTVLIRQGDPVTQCFFMLQGCARKYAVNEEGKEITSDFITEHQSIAILTSKDSPYFVTCLEDSVMIVGDLDQQSDEFDTYPVFADITRKMMEESLGKMHDEYAAFISMGPEDRVRRLMQTRMDLFTRVPQHQLASYIGITAESLSRIKRRLAESSLV, encoded by the coding sequence ATGAAACCATATAGAGCACCAGATGCATTAATTGATGATTTCGCACAATTTGCCTCTCACTATGCGGATATTTCTCCCACTGAGCTGAAACCAATGATACGGCATCTTCCTATAGCGTTCTTCAAGAAAGGCACTGTGCTGATCAGACAGGGAGACCCTGTAACCCAATGCTTCTTTATGTTGCAGGGATGCGCAAGGAAGTATGCAGTGAATGAGGAAGGAAAAGAAATTACTTCTGATTTCATTACAGAGCATCAAAGCATCGCAATCCTCACTTCCAAGGACTCCCCCTACTTCGTTACATGTCTTGAGGATTCAGTCATGATTGTGGGTGATCTGGATCAACAATCAGATGAGTTTGATACATACCCAGTCTTTGCGGATATAACAAGAAAAATGATGGAAGAATCACTTGGGAAAATGCATGACGAGTACGCAGCTTTCATCAGTATGGGTCCAGAGGATAGGGTCAGGAGACTCATGCAAACACGTATGGATCTCTTTACAAGAGTCCCCCAACATCAACTTGCAAGCTATATCGGCATTACCGCTGAGTCCTTGAGCAGGATCAAGCGCCGCCTTGCAGAATCTTCTCTTGTATAA
- a CDS encoding DUF4386 domain-containing protein, translating into MKNAKSIRSWSLISGLSIFIMALAAGIAYGMIFPTLYREADPMQTLQLIEANKGAFRVMNLLFTVILVTDLLVSYGFCVIFIPISKRLAVLTSLTRFIYSGILAVALYMLFRKNMEAFLRIWSFGLFLFGFHLMFLGSVLLHVHGRWLVKLLGVLLLIGGVGYSLIHGIETIVPQSYQTVMILEDTLSIPMAAGELLLGFWLVLTRGKMFIQEKILQGGA; encoded by the coding sequence ATGAAAAATGCTAAATCAATACGCTCATGGAGCCTAATTTCTGGTCTGTCAATCTTTATCATGGCGCTTGCTGCTGGAATCGCCTATGGAATGATCTTCCCAACCTTATATCGGGAGGCAGATCCAATGCAGACACTGCAATTGATTGAAGCCAATAAGGGGGCTTTTCGTGTCATGAACCTCTTATTTACGGTAATACTGGTAACCGATCTCTTGGTTTCATATGGGTTCTGTGTAATTTTTATTCCTATTAGTAAACGGCTGGCTGTCTTAACTAGCCTGACACGTTTCATCTACTCAGGTATCCTTGCAGTCGCCCTATACATGTTGTTCAGAAAGAATATGGAAGCATTCCTCCGGATCTGGTCCTTCGGTTTGTTCCTCTTTGGTTTTCATCTCATGTTCCTAGGCAGTGTTCTGTTACATGTACATGGCCGATGGTTGGTCAAACTGCTGGGAGTCCTGTTGTTGATAGGGGGGGTTGGCTATTCTCTCATTCATGGAATCGAGACAATCGTACCTCAGTCATACCAGACAGTCATGATTCTGGAAGACACCCTTAGTATTCCAATGGCAGCAGGTGAGTTGCTCTTGGGGTTCTGGTTGGTGCTAACACGAGGAAAAATGTTTATACAAGAGAAGATTCTGCAAGGCGGCGCTTGA